In Candidatus Poribacteria bacterium, the following proteins share a genomic window:
- a CDS encoding sugar phosphate isomerase/epimerase, translating into MARIPVALQLYTVRDETAKDFLGTLEKVAQIGYEGVEFAGTGGLSSSKLKEVLDDLGLKPAGNHVGIDQLRGDLDAVIDYNLEIGNRYIVCPYMPEEMRGSASQWREAAKMLNEIGAKCREKGLTLCYHNHAFEFQKFDGKYGFDILYESSDPECLKAEIDTFWVKFGGEDPAEYIMKLTGRCPLIHLKDMGEDGRTFMEVGEGIMDFQAIFDASEKSGVEWYIVEQDVCQRPSLESARISFENLKKWGKV; encoded by the coding sequence ATGGCCAGGATACCCGTTGCATTACAGCTTTATACGGTGCGGGATGAGACTGCGAAGGATTTCCTTGGCACGCTGGAAAAGGTTGCCCAGATCGGATATGAGGGGGTTGAGTTCGCCGGAACGGGTGGGCTAAGCTCGTCAAAGCTGAAAGAGGTACTCGACGATCTGGGATTAAAACCCGCCGGAAACCATGTGGGGATCGATCAGCTCAGGGGAGATCTCGATGCGGTTATCGATTACAATTTGGAGATAGGCAACAGATATATTGTCTGCCCCTATATGCCCGAGGAGATGCGCGGCTCGGCTTCACAATGGAGAGAGGCGGCCAAAATGCTGAATGAGATAGGGGCGAAGTGCAGGGAAAAAGGGTTAACTTTGTGCTACCACAACCACGCCTTCGAATTTCAGAAATTCGACGGCAAGTACGGATTCGATATCCTGTATGAGTCCTCCGATCCGGAATGTCTCAAAGCCGAGATAGATACCTTCTGGGTGAAATTCGGCGGCGAGGATCCGGCGGAATACATCATGAAACTCACCGGTAGATGTCCTTTAATCCATCTGAAGGACATGGGAGAGGATGGTAGGACCTTCATGGAAGTTGGCGAGGGGATAATGGATTTTCAAGCGATCTTTGACGCCTCGGAGAAAAGCGGCGTAGAGTGGTATATCGTTGAACAGGACGTCTGCCAAAGGCCATCATTGGAAAGCGCTAGGATAAGCTTCGAAAATCTGAAGAAATGGGGTAAGGTTTAG
- a CDS encoding sugar phosphate isomerase/epimerase: protein MLPICYDPYVGTMGRFSRAEIFDLVAKAGYEGINVPVNRLFLGDLSSGEIEDAMRLAGRYNLIVPTVGFGNHIVTNPKLRSETMRHFEIVLDVALKLKAEIIGIWPNQPEGVSREEALETLRENLMEMLPALEEHGLRITLEFEKGCPLDNYREGIEFIENTDSRLKLTCDTYHLFNDRADPYHAAIAMGEKLGDVHVSGSHRGEPGTGEFDFESFAKGLREINFKGPLVVQYRMQDVDSIARSCQFTRKFREMIIG from the coding sequence ATGCTACCTATATGTTATGACCCATATGTCGGGACGATGGGGCGATTCAGCCGGGCAGAGATATTCGATCTGGTCGCGAAGGCCGGCTATGAGGGGATCAACGTGCCGGTGAACCGTCTCTTCCTCGGAGATCTGTCATCCGGTGAGATAGAGGATGCGATGAGATTGGCCGGGCGATACAACCTTATAGTGCCGACGGTAGGTTTCGGCAACCACATCGTGACCAATCCGAAGCTTCGATCTGAGACGATGAGACACTTCGAGATCGTCCTGGACGTCGCCTTGAAGCTGAAGGCCGAGATAATCGGCATCTGGCCCAATCAGCCCGAAGGCGTATCGCGTGAGGAAGCCCTTGAGACGCTGAGGGAAAACCTCATGGAGATGTTACCAGCTCTGGAGGAGCATGGTTTGAGGATCACACTCGAATTCGAGAAGGGCTGTCCCCTCGATAACTATCGTGAGGGGATCGAGTTCATAGAGAACACGGACTCCAGGCTGAAGCTCACCTGCGACACCTATCATCTGTTCAACGACAGGGCGGATCCCTATCATGCGGCGATAGCGATGGGGGAGAAACTTGGGGATGTGCATGTCTCAGGCAGCCATCGAGGTGAGCCGGGAACTGGAGAATTCGATTTTGAATCCTTCGCTAAGGGGCTGAGAGAGATAAACTTCAAAGGACCGCTTGTGGTGCAATACCGGATGCAAGATGTGGATAGCATCGCCAGGAGCTGTCAGTTCACCAGGAAATTTCGTGAGATGATCATCGGCTGA
- the gcvH gene encoding glycine cleavage system protein GcvH, whose translation MSLIRYTRNHEWIEVEGEIGTVGITERWLAERGEVVYVELPEIGDEYEKEEPIALVESMDGTEYHVLAPITGEVVEINEELEDDVDLINRSPEGDGWLFKMRIEMRRELKSLMNLDEYEDFEEEDYEEFEITDLGEEELL comes from the coding sequence ATGAGCCTGATAAGATATACCAGGAATCACGAATGGATAGAAGTTGAGGGTGAAATCGGAACTGTTGGGATAACCGAGAGATGGCTCGCGGAAAGAGGAGAGGTGGTTTACGTTGAACTGCCGGAGATCGGGGATGAGTATGAGAAGGAAGAACCGATAGCCTTGGTGGAATCGATGGATGGAACGGAGTACCACGTCCTGGCACCTATCACCGGCGAGGTAGTAGAGATAAATGAGGAACTCGAAGATGACGTCGACCTGATAAATAGATCCCCGGAGGGAGATGGATGGTTGTTCAAGATGAGGATAGAGATGAGGCGTGAGCTGAAATCCTTGATGAACCTAGATGAGTATGAGGATTTTGAAGAGGAGGATTACGAGGAGTTCGAGATCACAGACTTAGGCGAGGAAGAACTTCTATGA